A single Tachypleus tridentatus isolate NWPU-2018 chromosome 9, ASM421037v1, whole genome shotgun sequence DNA region contains:
- the LOC143226815 gene encoding LOW QUALITY PROTEIN: putative RNA-binding protein EIF1AD (The sequence of the model RefSeq protein was modified relative to this genomic sequence to represent the inferred CDS: inserted 1 base in 1 codon) has protein sequence MSKITKKKHVAKEVLDCFVVPEEXQQIVRVICGKGNNLHEVESDVGEKFLVSMPTKFRKNVWIKRGDFVIVEPIEEGDKVKAEIVYILYKDQIKHIKSEGKWPVEFEETKNLENNCYDSNAVSESDDEDLFVNRNRPDISYNDDSDSSSESEDESCE, from the exons ATGTCCAAAATAACAAAGAAGAAACATGTAGCAAAGGAGGTTTTAGATTGTTTTGTGGTTCCTGAGG AGCAACAAATTGTTCGG gtaATATGTGGTAAAGGTAATAATCTTCATGAAGTAGAATCTGATGTGGGAGAAAAATTCCTTGTCAGCATGCCAACCAAGTTCCGTAAGAATGTGTGGATTAAAAGAG gtGACTTTGTAATAGTGGAACCAATAGAAGAAGGAGATAAAGTGAAAGCAGAAATTGTTTATATCCTGTATAAGGATCAGATCAAACATATTAAAAGTGAAGGCAAATG GCCTGTTGAATTTGAGGAAACCAAAAATCTGGAAAACAATTGCTATGATTCAAATGCAGTTTCAGAGAGTGACGatgaagatttatttgtaaaCAGAAACAGACCAGATATTAGTTACAATGATGACTCTGATTCATCCTCAGAATCAGAAGATGAAAGCTGTGAATAA